GGTCAGCTTCGCGTAACTTGTCCACAGCCTCGATCACTTCTGGCATTGTCAAACCAAATTTAGCGCGATCGCCGCTAGAAGTTCCCCAGCGCCCCATACCTTGGGTACTGAGTTTAGCCCGAACCCCCAATATAGGTTTAATACCTAACTGGCGGTTAGCGGCAATTACCAGATCGACCTCTTCAATCTGTTCTAAAACGATAATTGGTGTTTGCCCTAGTCTTTGGGCTAACATTGCCGTTTCGATGTATTCCTGGTCTTTGTAGCCATTGCAAACTAACAATGCTCCTGGTGTATCGAGAACAGCCAGAGCAATCATTAATTCTGGCTTGGAACCAGCTTCTAAGCCAAATTGATGGGGCTTACCAAATTTGACTAAATCTTCAATCAAGTGCCGCTCTTGATTACACTTGACAGGAAATACCCCACGATAGACGCCGGGGTAATTGTAGCGGGCGATCGCTTTGGCAAAACAAGCGTTTAACCGCTCAATCCGGTCTTCTAAAATATCAGAAAAGCGAATCAATAAGGGAAGTCCCAAATTGCGCTGCTTCAAAGCGTTGACCAATTCAAACAAATCTAGAGAACCGCCGCGATCGCCCTTGGGAGCAACAGTCACATGACCGGCAGCGTTAATCGAAAAATAAGGCTGTCCCCAGCCTTCAATACGGTAGAGGGCTTCGCTGTCCTCAATTTTCCAGGAGGCGCGAGGCGAATCTTCTGTGTTAGTACTAGGTGGTAACAGCTTTTTTTGCTTGTGTTTCACTTCAGATTTGTGTCCATTGGACGGTACTTTTACCACCTCGTCAGATGTAGCAGTTGACTCAACACCCATTTATTCCTGACCTCTGTTTTTCACCCACGAGATAACAATTTAACGCATTCATCTGAGAACAAATATGCACCCAGGGATAATTTCTGAGATAAACTCTGATTGGTCATTGGTCATTGGTCATTAGTCATTGGTCATTGGTCATTGGTCTATAAGCAATCTTGACGAATGACAAATGACAAACAACAAAGAACAATTGACCAGATAAAAATTTTATTAAGTTTTGGGGGACAGCTTTGGAACGCACATTCATTGCAATTAAGCCTGATGGCGTACAGCGTAAACTAGTGGGCGAAGTTATTCGTCGCTTTGAAACTAAGGGTTTTACCCTTGTGGGTTTGAAGTTTCTGAATGTCAGTCGAGAATTAGCTGAACAGCACTATGGCGTTCACCGACAAAGACCATTTTTCGCTGGGTTGGTTGAATTTATCACTTCTGGCCCAGTAGTCGCAACTGTTTGGGAAGGTGATGGTGTAATTGCTTCTGCGAGAAAAATTATTGGTGCAACAAATCCTCTAACAGCAGAACCAGGGACGATTCGGGGCGATTTTGGCATTAATATTGGTCGTAACCTCATTCATGGTTCTGATGCTCCAGAAACAGCGAAACACGAAATAGCCTTATGGTTTAAGGAAGAAGAATTAGTCAATTGGCAACCCCATTTAATCCCTTGGTTGCACGAGTAAAAAGTAGAGACGCGACGCCAGTCGCTACAACGGGGAGAACCCCCGCAACGCGCTGGCTCATTAATCGCGTCTCTAAAGGAGTCAGGAGTACAGACGCGATTAATCGCGTCTGTACAGGAGTTAAAAATTCATCATTAATAACTCTTAACTCCTAACTCCTCACTCTTAACTTACTTTGGTACTTCACTCTTTTCTGGTTCTTCTTGAACCAATTCGGCGACAGGTCGCTTCTTGCCAAATCCCCAAGCTAAGATGAGGGCGATCGCACTAATCATGAACCATTCTGGTGGGACTAAACTATCGTTCACCACTTTTAATAACAAGCGCAAGCCTACCAAGGCTACAGTTACATAGCCTGCATCTTCTAGATTTTCATATTCATCTAACCAACGGATAAACAATCCCGCCATGAATCGCAATGTGATGATGCCAATTGTTGCACCAGTCAGTACAAGCCACGTTTCTTGAGAAACTGCGATCGCGGTTGTGACGCTATCTAAAGAAAACGCTAAATCTGTGAATGCAATCACTGGGATCGCTTGCAAAAGGGATTTAAACCGCGGCCCGTGATGATGATCGCCGTCAGTTTCTTGGGAGGTAAAGTGTTGAAATACCAACCACAACAGATAAGCTGCGCCTAATAATTCAAATTGCCAAAGTTTTTGTACCCAAGTGGCAGTAAGAATTAAAGTAATTCGTAGCACATAGGCAACGACCAAACCAAAATTGAGGGCCTGACGCTCAAGTTCTTTGTTTTCTAATCCTTGAGCGATCGCGGCGAGGGCGATCGCATTATCAGCAGATAGCACTGCTTCTAAAAACACCAGAATCAGCAAAACTATAGGGGCTTCAACGCTGAAATGAAAGTGCAGGTAATCAAAAATTTGGTCTAGCATTCCGGGTTTCTCAAGCAGAAAAAATTAATAATTTACAGGATTAGCTAATTTAGCCAATTTAATATAAACAGCGCAACAAATTGCTACTCTAATCCAGCTTAACGTGGTTGTGGTGCATTCTGAAGGGTCATGTCTAACGACAAGTCCCTATGCATCTAGGCATCCCTCGAATTTGAGGTTGTCTCAGTAAATTGTGTTATATTATACCGTACAAATTAAATCGTAAAATATATTTATAGATAAGAATCATGTAAAAATAGTACAGTTATGAGTAAAATTCATACTTAACACTAAAAAAGTTTAATAAATATGAGTATTTTTAAAATCAAGTTAAATCCGAAGAGATTAGCTTTATGTCTGGGTTTGACTTGTGGTGTGTTGGGCGTAGTCATTCCTGATACTGTGTCTTCTCAAACTACTCCTGTAATACGTATTTTGAGGGTGACGGCTCCAGGCGGTACTACTTTAAAACGAGAAGACAGTTGGTATTTACAAGCACGCGATATTAAACAAGCAGATCGCAAGTGTGTCGTCAGAGGAGGTGAGAAATTTTTTGTCTCATCTATTCTCGGTAGTAATAATAGTCAAATAGTAAGTCCTACTGGTAATGGTGAACGCCTCAGAGACTACTGGGAAGTCACGTTCGAGAAGCCACTTCCGTGCAATCAGGGTGACGGTACACAGACTTGGTTTGTTTTTAAAGCCCATGTACAACAATTACAAGCTGTTGCCGTGCGTTAGTGATGAATTACAAGTGTAATGTTTTTGATTGTATCAGGCATCAAATAAGGAGCGATCGCTTCCCTTCAATTTCCTAAAAAATTCCTCAACCATCTAATGGTCTCACTTGTTGTCTGCTCAGTAGCAATTTGTAAGCATTGCCGCACAATTTCTGAGACATTAGAAAAGTACCTGCTTTCTGAAATTGTGTAGCTTTCACTCTGCAATCTATAAACTAATAACTCGCTATTCTTTAGTAGCCAAACCTCTGGTACTCGATAAGGTAAGTAATCATTAATATCTGTGTAGCTACTAACATCTACTTCAATTACTAAGTCGGGGGGTGGATCGGACTCCCAATCAATTCTCTTTTTACCTACTACTGCTCTCCAATTTTCAATATAAAAACTATAATCTGGCTCAATTCCTCCTACATCTGGTAGCTTCATAGTTATTGGAGTAAAAGCATCATATCTTTGTCCCAAATGGTCGAGTAAAACCTTAACAATATCTGCAAGTAAGTTTACATCTCTCCCATGTTCAGGTAGCGGAGCCATTAATAAAATCTCTCCTGGACGGTATTTGATGCGAGGTACAGAGTGATCGCCTAGTTGTGAAAGCAGTCTTTGGTAGTCTTGCCAATTTCCCAAAAGTTTCAAGACAGCGCCAGGAGGTAACTCGATTCTTTCTGGTGTAATTACAGTATCCATCGTTGCCTCGCAATCCTATGCTCTTGCGTCCATTAAACTAATTTTACCTCCAAGGTAAACAAATGTTTATTGACAATTTTCTGTATTAATGGTCTAAAGACGTTTTTAATTTGTGATTTTTAGTGCTTTTGCTGCTTGCGATCGCTCATAAGAACTATCAATTAAGATACCATTTCTAATATCATATGTAAGTTCTAGCTTCCCGTTCTAGACGTTCAATTTCTCTTTGCCACGATTCAAGCCTGTGTTCTCGCCTTCGCAATTGATCTGCTGTAGGGTTTGTGGAAGGCTGGGTATTTGGATTAGGTAAAATTCCATGATTTTTAAGCCAACTAGGGGAAAATTCCTGCGCCTGCCAAAGATAAACATGATCATGTCTATCGCCACCCAGACAACGAATCTGTTTGACTGAAAGTGTTGATTCACCAAAAAGGATTTGCTCATTTCTGGAATTTTTAGTAAATAGGCGCCTCAGTATATTTACCAAGAATCAAGCCTGATTCTTATATATTGATTAATCCTTCACCAATTGCTGAAAAGCCCCACAGACTTGAAGTCTGGGGCTGCACAAACAAAGCCCACGAAGGTGGGCTTAATTCTTTACAGGCTGCCTCAGCAGCCTTTGTTTGTAAGCTATTGACTTCTAGTCTAAGGGCAATTTAATCTACCACTACACAACTAAAATTTACAAAATCTCTGCCAACTTTTCTAATAGAGTATCTGCTAAATCTAATAACTTGATATTATCTCTATCAACACTATTTGTCTCACCAGATAACAGATTTATCACAGCAAATAACCTATCATCTGATTCGGGAATTCTCCAACATTCTTCTAAATTCACTGCTAAATCAAATAGAGAACGTTCTCCTAAATGCTGCCGTATCTTCACAGCCACATCATCATCACTAACTAAAAATTCTTTGATGCCATCTAGTATTGAATTACCCAAGATTTTGTCATGTTTCCAGGTTTCTAGCCAATCTCCATCAACATCTTCAAAATAAATATGGACAAAATCAAGCCCGTAAGTTAGCCAGTCTTGCTGCATTTGTCTGGCTGTTGCTAAAGCTTCGGTAAATTTGTCTACTTGATTGTTGCAGCTGCTAGTTTCTCGATAATTAACCATAAAAGCTTTCGTGAACAGATAATGATGTAGACTAGAACACAAATCTTGAAGACTGCACCCCTTAAAACATCAAGCAAATTTTAAATATTTGCCACCAGAAAGATAATCACTGTTATACAGCGCCACATTGACTAACTGATTGAGAAAATTAGCATTTCCAGGGTTGTAACTTAAGAACAATCCTCTCTCTATTTCCCACAATCGCAGTGTATTTTGCCAAGCTTGGTATTTTTGTTGATTAAATTCTTCACAGACACTGGTAACTTGGATGCAGAGTGGTTGTTGATTGCGACTGCTGACAATTAAATCTGTTGCCATTGACAGGTCAGCAATATAGCGCTGCCAAAAACTACCTTCACGACTGACAATATCTTGCGCTATAGATTTAATAATATCATGATCAATCTGATTAAACTCACCTGCCATGAGTTTTTGTTTCCAAATATAAAATTTGGAATCTGTAGCATTTATCCATCTGGGAAAGAGATAACTATACCAATATCTCTCGTTAGGCGTCATTTGCTCGAATTTCGCTTCTTGTTCTTCCTCTGTAGGTAGAGATTTAATTAGCAGCCAAATTGTTGAATCGGTTATCACCTCTAACAAAAAGGCTAAGACTAATGGTTTAGCAGTCAGCGAACCTGGCTTGATATCTTTTACCCAACGATTGATTTCATCTAATCTTCTCGCTAAATTAGGCTCTATCGAGGAGGCTTGCTCGATGAGGGACTTTAACTGGTATTTAATCTCTTTTGCTTGCAAACTCTGCCCCACTTTCAGAAACTAACGATTGTTTTAAATTTATACCTAATTGTAGGTGTTAATATTTCTGTTATCAAAAACGTTTATTTGGTTGTAGTTAAATATTCAGTAGTTGACAAATCGCTTTAAAAACTTGTAATAATAGCTTGGAACTTTCAGATTCATTCAAGTTTAACAATGACATTAGCTGATAAGTTGGCGGCTTATCCTGTATCAGATGTACAAATTGATAACGTAGTCCGTTAGTCATTAGCCCCCAAACAGATGTTTGCTGTTCTAAACTTTTAAATGCATAGGTAAGTAGTTGTGGTAGACCTTCTGATACATCTATAGCACTATTTTTCGTTTCGATCACTAGAACCCAAAAAACTGGTGGAGTCTTTGCTTGGGCGCTGTTGACTGCTAAAATATCCATTTGACCTTTAATATTTGTATCCTCATCTTCAACAGCGATCGCAATACTATCTACCATCGTTAACCGAATTGGGACATCATAAAACCCAG
This region of Nostoc sp. UHCC 0302 genomic DNA includes:
- the ndk gene encoding nucleoside-diphosphate kinase, with the translated sequence MERTFIAIKPDGVQRKLVGEVIRRFETKGFTLVGLKFLNVSRELAEQHYGVHRQRPFFAGLVEFITSGPVVATVWEGDGVIASARKIIGATNPLTAEPGTIRGDFGINIGRNLIHGSDAPETAKHEIALWFKEEELVNWQPHLIPWLHE
- a CDS encoding TerC family protein, with the translated sequence MLDQIFDYLHFHFSVEAPIVLLILVFLEAVLSADNAIALAAIAQGLENKELERQALNFGLVVAYVLRITLILTATWVQKLWQFELLGAAYLLWLVFQHFTSQETDGDHHHGPRFKSLLQAIPVIAFTDLAFSLDSVTTAIAVSQETWLVLTGATIGIITLRFMAGLFIRWLDEYENLEDAGYVTVALVGLRLLLKVVNDSLVPPEWFMISAIALILAWGFGKKRPVAELVQEEPEKSEVPK
- a CDS encoding Uma2 family endonuclease: MDTVITPERIELPPGAVLKLLGNWQDYQRLLSQLGDHSVPRIKYRPGEILLMAPLPEHGRDVNLLADIVKVLLDHLGQRYDAFTPITMKLPDVGGIEPDYSFYIENWRAVVGKKRIDWESDPPPDLVIEVDVSSYTDINDYLPYRVPEVWLLKNSELLVYRLQSESYTISESRYFSNVSEIVRQCLQIATEQTTSETIRWLRNFLGN
- a CDS encoding restriction endonuclease subunit R produces the protein MPLTVEASSLSLNDVHRFLKLDKLSNASFTDFLSLEPLSEFEQQDLLRIGNDFERYLSAGKISEGLVKFLTIAPLMRLAGFYDVPIRLTMVDSIAIAVEDEDTNIKGQMDILAVNSAQAKTPPVFWVLVIETKNSAIDVSEGLPQLLTYAFKSLEQQTSVWGLMTNGLRYQFVHLIQDKPPTYQLMSLLNLNESESSKLLLQVFKAICQLLNI